The window AGAGCTGAACATTTAGCTTAATTCAAGGACAACACTGCATTTGGCTGCCATGTTCACAAAATATTTAAAAGAAAATTGTCCTCCGGCAGCATGATCAATCATAAGAGTCCCGCACTAATGTGGGATTTTTTACTTTTAAATGATTAAAATAATTTTGAATCAAACAAAAATTCCCCGGATTGCTCCGGGGAAAATAAGTGTCAAAACCTATAAATTTTTATAGTGGTGTAAAATGATGTTATAAAGAAAGTAACAATGGATGTGCCAAATTACTCACTAATTTATGAAATGTAACTTTTTGTGGTACCTTTTGTCTGCTTTTACTTAATAACTTTTATTTTTATAAGATTATCACTAAATTTGAGTGAATCATTTCTAAAATCATTCATGAAACTACCCCCCTCCTATTATTCCAGCCAGGATGTTCTTTTTATCGCTCAGGATCTTTTGGGAAAAGTACTTTTTACTGAAATCAATGGGGAAACAACAGCCGGAATTATTGTAGAAACCGAAGCCTATTTCGGAGTAAAGGATAAAGCTTCCCACGCCTATGGAGGCAGACGCACAGAACGTACAGAAACGTTGTACAGGAAAGGCGGTATTTCCTACGTGTATCTCTGCTACGGGATTCATCATCTTTTCAATGTAGTGACTTCTTTGGAGGATGATCCACATGCCGTTCTGGTGAGAGCTGTTGAACCTTTGATCGGTAAGGAAATTATGGAATTAAGAAGAAATATGCCTTTCACTAAACCTGCTATTTCCGCAGGCCCCGGATCAGCATCTAAAGCATTGGGAATAGATCGGTCATTCAATAAAAAAGATCTGAATGGAAATGAAATCTGGATTGAAGATCACGGAATTTCATATGCCCAGGATGAAATTATTACAGGACCCCGTATTGGCGTAGCCTACGCACAGGAAGACGCACTCCTGCCATGGCGCTTTTTTGTGAAAGGGAATACATATGTAAGCAAGCCTAATAAATAATGGCTATCCGAACTCATGGACGGTATGATAAAACTCCTTGTAATAAGTTATCAGACTGTCAAGAGAAAAGCCACGGTTCAGACCACTGGTATTGGGTAAAACCCATACTTTTGCCCCGCAGAAATCTTCTGGCTGCTCACCCCATAGAACTTCTTTCTTTTTAGAAAAAGCCTTATAGGCCGCTTTGCCGAGAAAGGCAATATATTGGGGCTGATAGGCTGTTATTTTTGATTTGAAACTTTCAAGAGATTCATCAAACTCTTCCTTAGAAAGCTCATCTGCACGGGAAGTAGCCCTTGCCACAGCTGTGGTAAGTCCATATCCGAAATTCAAAAGAGAGGTATCATGTACCGCTTCTATTTCATAAGGGGTAAACCCAGCCTGGTGCAGTACTTTCCAAAAACGGTTGCTTCTCCCGGAAAAATGATGACCGTCATTGGATGATTTTAAACCGGGATTGATTCCGCAAAAAATAACATTGAGGTTAACTTTAATAATATCTGTCAGCATAATTGAGCGTAATGGGTATAGGATCATTTAAAGGGCAGTACCTCCCCTTTTAGCTTTTAAAGATATTAATATTAATGAATTTTATCCTGGGATTTTCTTAAATGCATTTCAGATGCTCGATTTCCTCATGATCATAAATCTGTTTCACGAAGATACTTTCAAATTATTTTGAATAAAATAGTCTAATACACAAGTACTAAAAAGAGCGGTAAACTTCTTCACCCCTCTTTCATATCGTATCCGGAAATAGGCTGTTTTATTTTCGGATCAGACTTTTTTTAATAAAATCTTCTAGTTCCTCACCATGAAGATTTTTGGCTAAAATAGTTCCTTCACCGTTAATAATAATATTAAAAGGCAGCTCGTCTACTTCATAAAGCTTTGCAACAGGGCTTTTCCAGAATTTCAGATCGCTGACCTGTATCCAGCTGATATGAAAACGTTCTATAGCTTTCTGCCAGCTTTCTTTATTTTTATCTAAAGAAATACCTACTATTTCAAACTGATTATTTTTTACCTGTTCAGAATACGTATCGTACATCTTTTTTAGCTGAGGCTGTTCCTCTACACATGGAGCGCACCAGGTTGCCCAGAAATCAATCAGAACCAGTTTTCCTTTCAGTGTGGAAAGAGAAAATGAGTTTCCATCTGCTTTGGTCATTATAATTTCAGGAGCTTTTTTCCCTATTTCTATTGTGCTTTGAGCGGTGCTATATCCTGAAAACAGGATAAAAAACACAATGGTACAGAAGGTTTTCATATTAATCATTGGCAGGATAGTTTTTATCCAGCCAGTCTGTCTTGATGTTTTTCGGAAGGTTTAAAAGTTTCGCATTTTTGAAGCCCATTTCCATCAGCAATGCAAATGCAGGACGTATATTGGGACATTTTACAAAAGGACAGCATCCGCAATAGATCACAATTTCTGTGTTCTTCGGAACAGCTTTAAGATAATTTCTCAGTTTTTCAAGATTTTCAGGCTCATGTGTTGGCCCAATGTCTACAGATCCTTTGATAATGGCTTCAGGACCCACTGAAATAATCACCAGGTCTTTTGTGGTATGTTTTTCAATTCTGGAAGCCAGTAATGCCGGATCCATCAGCTGGCTGTCTTTCCATGGATCCTGTTTTTGCTGTGCCTGGCCGAGCACCGAGCATACAAAGCATGCAATGATCAATAAATACTTCATTCTTCTATTTTTCACAAAGATAATAGGAAAAGTTCAGAGTGAAGAAGCAGACTGCATAAAGAAGACGTATTTAAATTATTAATTTTTAAACCGGTTACGAATAATTTTATACATTTATATCAAGTATTATTGAATAAAAACCTCTTGACAATGGAAGAAAGATTCCAGCCTGACGCCATCATCATCGGAACCGGACTGGCAGGGCTTACTGCCGCCATGGAAATTACCGATACCGGAAAAAAAGTACTGCTTTTAGATCAGGAAACTGAGCAGAATATTGGAGGCCAGGCATTCTGGTCATTCGGAGGATTATTCCTGATCAATTCACCACAGCAAAGAAGGATGGGGATCAAAGATTCTTATGAACTGGCATTGCAGGACTGGAAAGGAACAGCGGGTTTCGACCGTCCGGAAGACTATTGGCCCCGTCAATGGGCTGAAGCTTACCTGAAATTTGCGGCTGGTGAAAAGTATAAATACATTTCCAAGCTAGGGATCAGGCTGATGTTTATGGTAGGCTGGGCAGAACGTGGTGATGGTTCGGCTACAGGTCATGGAAATTCCGTACCCCGTTTTCATGTCAGCTGGGGAACAGGCACGGGTGTGGTGAAACCTTTTGTGGAAAAAGCTTATAAGGCTCAGGAAAAAGGATTGCTTCAGATGAAGTTCAGACATCGGGTGACTGAAATTATTGCAGAAAACGGGAAAATAAAAGGGGTTAAAGGAGATATTCTGGAAAATGACACGCAGGAAAGAGGAGCTGAGACCAACAGAAATATCATTTCCACTTTTGAATATACCGCTCCGAACATCATCATCGCTACCGGAGGAATTGGTGCCAATCACGAGCTGGTAAGAAAAAACTGGCCGGAAAGACTGGGAAAAGCACCTGAAAATATGGTTTGCGGGGTTCCTGCTTATGTAGACGGAAAAATGATAGGCATCGCCGAAAATTCTGGGGCCCATATCATCAATCCGGACAGGATGTGGCATTATACAGAAGGCTTACAAAACTGGAATCCTATCTGGCCGAATCACGGAATACGGATATTACCAGGGCCTTCGTCGTTATGGTTTGATGCTAAAGGGAAGCGTCTTCCTGCCCCTTTTCTTCCGGGATTTGATACATTGGGAACTTTACAGTATATTCAGGAAACAGGATTTTCTTACTCCTGGTTTGTTCTTACCCAGAAAATTATTAAAAAGGAATTCGCTCTTTCGGGCTCTGAGCAGAATCCGGACATTACCAATAAAGATTATGCCCTTTTCCTGAAAAGGATTTTTGGCAAAAAAGCACCCGGACCGGTAGAAGCTTTTAAAGAGCATGGAAAAGATTTCATTGTGTCAGATAATCTGGAAGACCTGGTAAAAGGAATGAATGAACTGGCAGGAAATAACCTGTTGAAATATGAAAAGATAAAATCCCAGATTGAAGCCAGAGACCGGGAATTAGACAATAAGTTTTCAAAAGACACGCAGGTTAATTACATCAGAAATACAAGAAATTATTTAGGGGATAAATTAGGACGTGTTGCATCTCCTCATAAGATTTTAGACCCTGAAAACGGACCTTTGATTGCTGTACGCCTTAATATTTTGACGCGTAAAACATTGGGCGGAATAAAAACCAACCTGAATGGGCAGGTATTGAGAGAAGATGACAGCATTATTGAAGGGCTGTATGCGGCTGGAGAAGCTGCCGGCTTTGGCGGCGGTGGAATGCATGGCTACAGAGCATTGGAAGGAACATTTCTGGGTGGCTGTATCTTCTCAGGAATGAAAGCCGGAAAATACATTGCCGGACTTTAAAATTAAAAAATTATTGAATATGAGCAGTTATTTCGATCATAAAGTAATTTGGATCACGGGAGCATCATCAGGCATTGGAGAAGCTTTGGTCAAAGAGCTTACGGCGAACAGCAATGCAAAAATTATTCTTTCTTCCAGAAAAGAAGAACAGCTTCATTCAGTGGCTGAAAATGCTGGTTTGAGTAAAGATCGGTATGCAGTACTCCCCTTAGATCTTCAAAAATATAAAGACATGCCAATCGTAGTAGCAAAGGCATCGGAGCAATTCGGTAAGATCGATATCCTGATTAATAATGCAGGATTATCACAACGCTCTCTGGCCATGGAAACCGATATCGAAGTGGATAAAAAGCTCATCGATATTAACTATATTGGTACAGTAGCTCTTACAAAGGCTGTCCTACCTTATATGATCAGAAATAAAGGAGGGCACATTGCTGTCGTGTCCAGTCTTATGGGAATTTTTGGAGCTCCTATGAGAAGCGGATACGCAGGTGCAAAGCATGCTTTGCATGGTTTTTTTGATGCATTGCGGGCAGAAGTATTCAGTCAGAACATTAAGGTTACCATCATTTGTCCGGGTTTTATACAGACTGATATTTCTATTAATGCTGTTACCGGAAACGGCTCAAGACAGGGTACCATGGATGACGCCACAAAGAATGGAATGCCTGTTGATATTTTTGCAAAAAAGATGCTGTATGCCATTGAGAAACAAAAAAGACAAAAAGCAATAGGTGGTAAAGAAGTAATGGCTGTGTATCTGAAGAGATTCTTTCCGGATCTACTGGCGAAAATAATCCGTAACGCTAAAGTGGTATAAAGAGAAAGCACCATTCAGAGAAATGATGCTTTACTCAATATAATGAAGAATTTGTTTTAAAAGGTTTTTACCAGGCCAATCCCAACAATTTTATTCTGATAGAACGGCATTATCATTGTGGAGGATAGTGAATTTTTAACTTTATTCTTTCCTCGTAATAGATTGTCAATTTTGGGAAACAGCCAATAGGCCAGCTCAGTAGAAAGAATTCCGAATCCTGCTCCTGCAACCACATCTCCCAGCCAGTGCTTATCATTCAGCATTCTGTAGACTCCTGTGAAAACAGCAAACGGATATCCTGAAATACTGAGCCAGAAATTGGTATCCTTATATTCCCGGAACATAAATTGTGCTGAGGAAAATGCCGTAGCAGCATGTCCTGAAGGAAAAGATAGAGTATTCGAACCGTCTGGTCTTTTCTCTTTCACCAGATATTTTAAAGGCATGGTAAAAGCAGCCGCAATCAACTGTGAGGAAGCGTAAATGATAGTGCGGTCCCTCAGGTTATGCTTCCCTTTTATCCCCATTGCATTAAGCCCATATACCATTACTGCCGGAGCGTATTGGGTATAATTATCCAGCTGTATCTTTTTAGGCTGATGCTCGTTGATTTCATCCTTTGTGGAGAGATTAAGCTGTTTCAGCTTGTTGACAGAAAGGCCTGCCACTCCATAGGCAATGAATGCTGCAGGAAGGATCAGACTTTTATAATTCAGTTTGCTTTTTTGAACCTCCGTAGTGAGCATACTGTCCTGTAAGGGCTTCTGAACAGTAGCTGTGTCGTGTACATTCTGAGCGTTGATTATGCTTCCTAATGAGCACAAAACCAATAGACAGATGAGTGTTTTTTGAAAGTATGTCTCCATTCTAAATCACATTAAAATTATCCGATTTTATTAAAATTTATAGCTGTATCCCAGTCGGACTACCTGGGTTTCGTAGTAATCATTACTGGTATAAGCAAATCCGTTACCCTGTACAGACTTCTTAATCACCATGGTGTTGAGCAAATCTGAAGCATTGAAGAAGAGTTCCCCCTTCCCTTTCTGAATGGCTTTTTTAATCCCTGCATCCATTGAGAATCTTGACTGTATTCTTCCCTGCGGAATAATATCCGGGGCCAGATAAACAAGGGTAAATTGCAAATCCAGTCCTTTTGAGAAACGGAAAACGTTATTCATCTTAACATTCCCTGAAATAGCGGTCTGTTGGTCTGCAGAGAATGTATTAGGCTGAGGGTACAGGTTTTGTACGGTAAATGCATTAATCTGATTACGGTATATATTTCCATTGACATTCAGGGAATAGACATCTGATACTTTTTGATTCCATATCGTTTCAAACCCTGTATTATAACTCCTTCCTGCATTTTGAAAAATAGCATAAATAAGCGTGCTGCCCGGAACAATACTGGAAATTCTGGTAATGGTTCCATTAGCAAAGCGATGGTACAATGCAGAATATAAATATCCGCTATCCCAATTATGCTTATATCCAAGCTCAATAGAATTCGTAAACTGTGGTCTTAATGCAGGATTCCCTACCTTAATGATCTCTGCATCATCATATTTCGGAAAAATTCTGATATCTACTTCATTTGGGCGGTCTACCCTCCTGTTGTAGAAAACAGAGAACTTATTACGGTCATCAAGTTTGTAGGCTAGCCGGAAATTCGGGAATGGCTGGGTGTAATTGTATCCGTCACTTTTGTACGTAGGGTGATTAGGATTTACATCATACTGAATTCTTACATATTCAAGCCTAAGTCCCAATTCTGCTTCCCATTTTTCATTTTCAAAAACATAGTTTCCATACACAGCAGGAATAAATTCTTTATAATCCGCTTTTCCTCCTGCAGAAACATCCAGAACAGAATTGGCTCCCGGAATAAAATTCATATTGGTAGGAATACTGCGGTTTCTCAACTTAATTCCGGTTTCTATCCGTCCGTATTTCAAAGGTTTTACATAATCTACATTAAAATCATACACCTGTTCATCGGATAATAATTTAAGCGCATCCGCTCCTGTAGAAGACGGCAGATAATTATCATAAAAATATTTTTCATCTTCTCTATGGAATGTATAGTTGAATCCTACATTGAACACATGGCCTGCCTCTTTAAATTTATGCTGATAAGCAGCAGTTCCCATCACGGTTGTCTTCAGCTCATCCTCCAGAAACTGCCACAGGCGCAGACGCTGAGAAAGGTCTCCATTAAAGAAAGGCTGATCTCCCCTGTCCATAATTTTTTCACTTCCGTACATTCCTGAAATGGTTAAGGTATTTTGAGGATCAATATTCCAGTCTATTCCGGCTTTGGTGGTAAAGAAATTGGTATTTCTGTTCCTTTTCAGCTGTGAATTGATCACTGTTCCATCATCATAGGTACGGGTTACAAATTCATTCTTGTTAAGTGTTTCTGTATACAGATTGTCTGCCTGCAAAAATATATTGACTTTGTTTTTTCTGTAATTAACAGACAATGAAGGATTAATCTTCGGAGTAAGCGTATACTGCGGTCTTATGGTAGGAAGATTTTCCTTTCTTACCCAAAGTGACCCTAAACCTGTGGTAAATCCTGCTTTTCCATTCCATCCGTTCTGTTTATTTTTTTTCATGATAATATTGATGATGCCAGCATTTCCGTTCGCATCATATTTTGAGGAAGGATTGTTGATGATCTCAATTTTATCAATCGCAGAGGCAGGAATATTATCCAGTCCGGTCTGGCTTCCAAAACCTGTAAGAGCGGTCTGTTTGCCATCAATCAATACGGTTACTTTATCATTCCCTCTAAGCTGTACTTTACCATCCTGTACAGTAATTCCGGGAAGATTCTGCATGCTTTGTAATACAGAACCACCACTTTGGCTGATGTTATCGGCCACAGAATACGTTTTCTTATCCAGACGGCTGTCTATTTCATTCTTCTTGGAAGCTGTGATGGTAATCGCCTCTATTTTGTTTTCTGTTTCCTGTTGAGGAACTAGCTCAATTGTGGGGATTTCCAGAAACTCGGAAAGGCTTCCTATAAAAACAGGCTGTGTCTGTGTTTTATATCCGGTGAGGGAAGTTTCCAGAACATAATGATCCGGTTTTATTCCGGCGAGAGAAAATCTTCCGTCTTCACTGGTAATGGTTCCGGCTGTAAAGGTGCTGTCTTTTTCTTTTTTCAAAATGATATGAGCATAAGGCAATGCGGTTTTGTTTATAGCTGTGATCTTCCCTGACGCCGTCACAGAAGTTGCCTGTGCAGAAAAAAGGGAAGAAGCCATCATACAGACTGGAAAAAATAACAAGGCTGTTTTCATTCTTCTGGTTTATTTTCTTTTCTTTAATTATTTTATTATAGATGGGAATTAATTATAGGTTTTGAAGGGGTAATTCCCTGTTATGCTTTCTTTGTGAAATAATGACCATCAAAACCATCAGACCAAGAGAAATCAGAGAGGCATTCAAGGTTCCCAGATCCAGCCCCCCTTTAGCCAATGGCTTAGTTAAAAGATCTCCGAAAGTAGCGCCAAACGGTCTGGTAAAAACAAAAGCAATCCAGAACAGCACCACATGATTGATTTTTGTAGCATAATGAAGTACCACCACAACAAGGATAATGAGTCCGGTCATCAATGCTCCGGCCATATATCCGAGCCCTAAATTATCACTCAGAAAATCCCCAAAAGCAGTTCCCAGGCTGTTGGAAAATAAAATGGCAGTCCAGTAATACAGTTCTTTATTCTTTTCAAAAATAGGATACACTTGAAGGTTGCCATATTTTTTGTACCACAAAAACAGCGAAAGCAAAAGGCCGGAAAGTAAGATCAAACTGCCCGCCAGATACCCGGTTTTCAGCGTTCTGTCGATGCAGTCAGAGATTTCCGTTCCCAAGGTGGTTGTTCCTATAATCACCATCCAATAGACAGCTGGTATATATTTTTTCACACCAAGCTGTACAGATAAAATGATGAAAAAGAATACCAGAGTAACCAGAATACCTACTCCATAGCCCAGGTTAAGCGTCATAGAAATAAAATCACCCAAAGTCTCTCCTAATGTGGTAGCAACAATTTTCATCAGCCAGAACAGAAGGGTTACGGCTGCCACTTTATTTGCTGTTCTCATGTTGATTTACTTTTATAGTGAATAAAAAAGAATGAACCCCGTATTGCTTCCGTAAATCATCATGAGTGGACCTCCAAAGATCTTTTTCTGCCCCTAAAAGGAATGTTTCTGATATCATTTCTCAATACAATTTATACCTCAGTATGTTTTCAATACAAAGGTGCAACCCGATTTAGAAGAAATTTAGAATTGGCGGAATCTGGAATTTTTTTAACTATAATTTAACAGAGAAAATATGCTGTTGATTCTCAAACCTGTAACTGATTGTCCAATGATGAAACCTGCAGATTTCCTGAATAATAGACAGCCCCAGCCCACTTCCGCTGTTATCCGTCGAAAGTTTTGAAAATCTTTTGAATAGTAAATCCGTATTCAGTGGTTCTGCTCCTGAATTGGACACTTCAAAAACAGAATGGGTAAGCCCTATGGAAATGCTGCCTCCAACGGGCGTATGCCGAATGGCATTAATGATAAGATTGCTGATTAATATTTCTGCAAGAATATTATTTCCGCTTACCTGTACACCATTTGAAATGTGTTCTGTAACGGAAATATTTTTTTGCTCAAAGTGCTCTCCAAGAATATCAATACTTTGCCTGAGTACTTGATCAAACGGAATAATCTCCGAACTGTCGAACTGGTTATTTTCAATTTTAGCCAGCAGCAAAAGATTTTTATTGATACGGGAACTTCTTGTCAATGCCCTGTTCATATCTTCCGCAATGCTGTATTGCTTTTCTGTAAGATTTTGGTCCTGAAGCAAAAGATCCAGTTTATTTTTAATAATAGCAAGCGGAGTCTGCAACTCGTGGGAAGCATTTTCAGTGAACTCTTTCTGGGTTTTATAAGTAGAAACATTACGCTCTATAAGCTTATAAAGAGATTGATTAAGCTCTTCAAATTCAGCAGTATCAGAAGCAGGAAATTCTATGGTATTCTGACTGTTAAGATTAAATGTTTTAAGCTGATCCAACGTACTTCTGAAAGGTTTCCAGATAGAGGAAGAAAGCTTTCTGTTAAGATATAAAAGCCCAACGACAATCATTACAAAAAAGAAAATGGTAATCATAGCAATGACGGCTATGGTTTCATGGGATTCCTCAATATTCGTCTGTATGGTAAACAGATAAGGCTTGCCATGAATATAAATTACTTTTTCAAGACATCTGTAACGCTCTTTTTTCTGTTCCGAAATAAAAGGAAGATGTCTTTCGTAAGTATAAACACTGTCCCGCTTTATCTGGATGGGAGAAATCCTTTCAATATTGGTTTCAGGCTGAATATGATTCCATAATTCAAGGCTTTTATTCAGCGCTTCTTCTGAAAGCTGCAACTGATTAAATTCGTAAGCTGTTTTCTCTACAATAATCTGATTATGCTCATCCAGCTCACTTTTCCAGATCGTATCCACCACAAAATAGTACACAGGAATACTGATCATGAGTACAATAAGTACATAGATAAGAAAGGGTTTGGTGGTTTTGGTGAGTAGAGGTTTCACAATAATGATGAATTATAAATTTATAGAGTTTAAGGTTTAAAGTTCAGGATTTAAAGTTTAAGTAACATACAAAAGATAATCATTTTTTACCTTCCAACTATCAACTATCAACTATCAACTATCAACTATCAACTATCAACTATCAACAATTAATTCTAGCTTTCCCACTTATACCCCGTTCCGTACACTGTTTTAAGATAATGCCCGCATCCTGCGTCATACAGTTTTTTCTTAAGGTTTTTTACGTGAGCATACACAAAATCATGGTTGTCCAGCATATCTGCAAAGTCACCGGAAAGGTGTTCCGCCAGGGTACTTTTGGAGATCACCTTATTTTTGTTGCCGATAAAATAAATTAAAAGATCAAATTCTTTCTTTGTAAGAGAAATGAGTTCATCGTTTACTGCTACTGTTTTGGCTAATAAATCGATCTGAAGTTCATTCTGCTTTACCACATTGGAGCTGCTGAACTGCTTCCGCCGGATAATAGAATACACCCTGGCCATAAGCTCAGAAAGATGAAAAGGTTTGGTAAGATAATCGTCTGCACCCAGCTTTAATCCTTCAATTTTATCATCGAGGGCATTTTTGGCAGAAATAATAATAACCCCGTCCTGCTTCTGCTGTTTCTTCAGAGCTTCCAGTATCGTAAGACCATTTCCGTCCGGCAGCATAATATCCAGTAAAATACAGTCATAATCGAATGCTTCTATTTTGCTCATCGCTTCACCGGATGTATGGACAGCTTCGCAAAGATAATTTTCTCCGGACAGATATTCGGAAATACTTTGGGCAAGAGCAGCTTCGTCTTCAATAATGAGAATTTTCATGTGATAAAACTATCATTAAATTTAGAAGAAATTTTGAATTTACAGGATATTATGATTATAAATCTTTCTTTTATTCTCCCGGAACCTGTGCTTTATCATAGATCAGGCCTTCTTTTTTCAGTTCTTTCCAGAATTCAGCAGGAATATCGGCAGTAAGAGCCTGCATATTGTCTTTCACCTGTTCAGGCTGGCTGGCTCCAGGGATAATGGAGGCAAATTCATCAGAAGCCAGCACAAATTGAAGCGCTGCATCAATCAGGCTTATATTATATTTTTCTGCAATGGAGGATATTTTTTCCCGTTTCTCATGCATGCCTTTTGGAATTACATCCTTGTAATTATAACGTTCCCTGCCTGCTATGTATCCGGAATTAAATCCTGCTCCTGAAACTAGCTTTACACCAGCTTTCCGTACTGCGGGAAGAAGTCTGTCCACAGCATCTTCATGCTCAAGAATAGAATATTGGGTTGCCGAAAGGCAGATATCCGGATCAGCAGATTCAATACAGTCTAAAATAGGTTCTATTTTATTAACACCCATTCCCCATGCTTTTATAACACCCTGATCACGAAGTTCAGAAAGAATTTTGAAAGCTCCTTCCTGGGCTTGTTTCAAAAAATAAGGATAGCGGTCACCTACCTGATCTTCAGACAGATCATGAATATAAACAATATCAATATGACTCAACCCCGTTCTTTCCAGGCTGTCTTCTATAGATTTTTGTATAGCATCGGCGGTGTAATCATGAAAAAAATCAAAGCTGAGCGGATTTTTCCACATGGTTGGCGGAACATCGGATTCAGAAACCTGATGAAAAAGCCTTCCCACTTTAGTTGAGAAAATAAAATCATTCCGGTCTTTATCTTTAAGAAACTTTCCAAATCTCCTTTCACTTTTGGTAAGTCCGTACCATGGAGAAGTATCATAATACCGGATTCCAGTGTCCCAGGCACTCTTTAGAATTTCGTGAGCCTGTTCATCCGTAATATTTTCAAATGCGGTTCCTATTGCTACACCTCCTATTCCCAGTCGGTGCTTTTCTGTTAAAATGTGTGATTTCATATATGAATATTTAAAGTGTTGGATAATAGGTAAAGTACAAACATCATGCTGCCCCGGAATAAAATGTTAAAAAGAAAATAGGTGCCGAAGAATGAAATTCTCAGTGAGAGCTTATGGTAAGGCAATGCAATTACTTTTTGTATTATGTTAAATAATTGATTTATCGTTCTTTTGGTCTTGTTATTGAATGAAATTCAGTACACCATTTGAAATCATCACATATGAAAAA of the Chryseobacterium aureum genome contains:
- a CDS encoding sensor histidine kinase → MKPLLTKTTKPFLIYVLIVLMISIPVYYFVVDTIWKSELDEHNQIIVEKTAYEFNQLQLSEEALNKSLELWNHIQPETNIERISPIQIKRDSVYTYERHLPFISEQKKERYRCLEKVIYIHGKPYLFTIQTNIEESHETIAVIAMITIFFFVMIVVGLLYLNRKLSSSIWKPFRSTLDQLKTFNLNSQNTIEFPASDTAEFEELNQSLYKLIERNVSTYKTQKEFTENASHELQTPLAIIKNKLDLLLQDQNLTEKQYSIAEDMNRALTRSSRINKNLLLLAKIENNQFDSSEIIPFDQVLRQSIDILGEHFEQKNISVTEHISNGVQVSGNNILAEILISNLIINAIRHTPVGGSISIGLTHSVFEVSNSGAEPLNTDLLFKRFSKLSTDNSGSGLGLSIIQEICRFHHWTISYRFENQQHIFSVKL
- a CDS encoding COG4705 family protein; amino-acid sequence: MRTANKVAAVTLLFWLMKIVATTLGETLGDFISMTLNLGYGVGILVTLVFFFIILSVQLGVKKYIPAVYWMVIIGTTTLGTEISDCIDRTLKTGYLAGSLILLSGLLLSLFLWYKKYGNLQVYPIFEKNKELYYWTAILFSNSLGTAFGDFLSDNLGLGYMAGALMTGLIILVVVVLHYATKINHVVLFWIAFVFTRPFGATFGDLLTKPLAKGGLDLGTLNASLISLGLMVLMVIISQRKHNRELPLQNL
- a CDS encoding aldo/keto reductase is translated as MKSHILTEKHRLGIGGVAIGTAFENITDEQAHEILKSAWDTGIRYYDTSPWYGLTKSERRFGKFLKDKDRNDFIFSTKVGRLFHQVSESDVPPTMWKNPLSFDFFHDYTADAIQKSIEDSLERTGLSHIDIVYIHDLSEDQVGDRYPYFLKQAQEGAFKILSELRDQGVIKAWGMGVNKIEPILDCIESADPDICLSATQYSILEHEDAVDRLLPAVRKAGVKLVSGAGFNSGYIAGRERYNYKDVIPKGMHEKREKISSIAEKYNISLIDAALQFVLASDEFASIIPGASQPEQVKDNMQALTADIPAEFWKELKKEGLIYDKAQVPGE
- a CDS encoding response regulator transcription factor; translated protein: MKILIIEDEAALAQSISEYLSGENYLCEAVHTSGEAMSKIEAFDYDCILLDIMLPDGNGLTILEALKKQQKQDGVIIISAKNALDDKIEGLKLGADDYLTKPFHLSELMARVYSIIRRKQFSSSNVVKQNELQIDLLAKTVAVNDELISLTKKEFDLLIYFIGNKNKVISKSTLAEHLSGDFADMLDNHDFVYAHVKNLKKKLYDAGCGHYLKTVYGTGYKWES